The Solibacillus daqui genome has a segment encoding these proteins:
- a CDS encoding effector binding domain-containing protein, protein MSAWLESLQKAINYIEENLLKEISIVDIANEANSSAFNFQRTFGLLTEISVGEYIRRRRLTLAADELKRTDSKIIDLAFKYGYDTPEAFSKAFRRQHEVSPSDARKNIGKIKSYNRLVIEVRLKGAEPMKYQIVEREGFKAIGVNKEFSLENNGNLIGIPKMWDELNGDGTTDKLAQINNGQIKGVLGICVAKPNEKIDYWVATEYAGDVQDGFEVIELPASKWGVFEVHGAMPDAMTKVWKQIFSEWFPANGYQHAGTPEFEMYTEDDPFSPDCYSEIWVPLK, encoded by the coding sequence ATGTCAGCTTGGTTAGAATCGTTACAAAAAGCAATTAACTATATCGAAGAAAATTTATTAAAAGAAATTTCGATAGTGGACATTGCAAATGAAGCAAACTCTTCTGCATTCAATTTTCAACGAACATTTGGATTATTAACGGAGATCTCAGTAGGTGAATATATTCGGCGGAGAAGATTGACTTTGGCAGCAGACGAGTTAAAAAGAACAGACAGTAAGATTATCGACCTTGCATTTAAGTACGGCTATGATACTCCCGAGGCTTTTTCAAAAGCCTTTAGGCGTCAGCATGAGGTTTCACCAAGTGATGCTAGGAAAAATATTGGCAAGATCAAATCATATAACCGCCTCGTAATTGAGGTGAGATTGAAAGGGGCAGAACCAATGAAATATCAAATCGTAGAACGTGAAGGCTTCAAAGCAATAGGTGTAAATAAAGAATTTTCACTTGAGAACAATGGCAATTTAATTGGAATCCCTAAAATGTGGGATGAATTAAATGGTGATGGCACTACTGACAAGCTAGCACAAATTAATAATGGACAAATTAAAGGAGTTCTTGGTATTTGTGTAGCAAAACCTAATGAGAAAATTGACTATTGGGTTGCTACAGAATATGCAGGTGACGTTCAAGATGGATTTGAAGTAATCGAACTTCCAGCTTCTAAATGGGGTGTTTTTGAAGTACATGGTGCAATGCCTGATGCAATGACAAAAGTTTGGAAACAAATTTTTTCTGAATGGTTCCCTGCTAACGGATATCAACATGCAGGTACTCCAGAGTTCGAAATGTATACAGAAGATGATCCATTCAGTCCAGATTGCTATTCAGAAATATGGGTTCCATTAAAATAA
- a CDS encoding DUF4181 domain-containing protein, with translation MRFLILIIVLTIFLFFLEKIINKLLGVEKKKISETSGKKVDKWGRGIILVIFLCTLPFFVVQETNVLKWYWMLYLTALLGFQSILEWKYLKNSKQYVTTLIFLILGVIFLYNIKYVLQFLGEVVT, from the coding sequence GTGAGGTTTTTGATTTTAATTATTGTTCTTACAATTTTCCTTTTCTTCTTAGAAAAAATAATAAATAAATTACTTGGTGTTGAAAAGAAGAAGATTTCTGAAACCTCAGGTAAAAAAGTGGACAAATGGGGAAGAGGCATTATTTTGGTTATCTTTTTATGTACTCTTCCGTTTTTTGTTGTACAGGAAACAAATGTTCTGAAATGGTATTGGATGCTCTATTTAACAGCCTTATTAGGTTTTCAGTCTATCCTTGAGTGGAAGTATCTGAAGAACTCAAAACAATATGTTACTACACTTATTTTTCTAATTTTAGGGGTAATTTTTTTGTATAATATAAAGTACGTTCTTCAATTTTTGGGTGAAGTAGTTACTTAA